The Sedimentibacter sp. zth1 DNA segment TGATTTATCAATTATACCTAAAAGTTTATCTGTATTTTTTTCTTTACCTATTATACCCTTTTCAACAAGCTCATCTCTATAATTTTTTAAAAAATATATATCGGATATATTTTTAATATACCCTTGATTAATTAACTCCTCAACGTATGCAGTCCCGAAGCCTTTAATATCCATTGCACCTCTGCTTACAAAGTTTATCAGATGTCTTGCAAGTTGAGCAGGACAATTTGTTCCAGTACATTTAATATCTGCCGTATCTTGTTCTCTTACAGCAAGTGCTCCGCAAACAGGACAAACAGTAGGAATTTTATACTTCTCCGTATTCTCAGGTCTTTTAGATAACACAACCTCTTTTATTTTAGGAATTATTTCCCCACTTTTATATACCAAGACTGTATCACCTATTCTTACATCCAAATTGTCAATAAAGTCCTGATTGTGCAATGTTGCTCTTTCTACATTTGTACCACAGAGCCTAACTGGTTCAAATATAGCTGTTGGAGTTATTCTTCCGGTTCTTCCAACAGATAATTCTATATCTCTTATTACTGTTTCCTTTTCTTCTGGTGGGTACTTATAAGCAGCCGACCACTTTGGCACCTTTGAAGTATTTCCAAGTAATTCTCTGTCAGAGAATTTATCTATTTTTATAACTGCTCCATCTATGTCATAACCAAAAGTACCTCTTTGCTCCCCAATTTCTAGAATAGCTTTCCAAACCTCATCTGCTGTTTTACACACACTGTAGTTTTCAATTACCTTAATTCCTTGTTTTTTAAGCCATTCGTAGCTCTCCACATGTGTCTGAAAAGAAATTCCCTTAACCTCTTGTACATTAAAAATAAATAAAGATAAATTTCTCTCTTTAGTTATGTTACTATCTAATTGTCTTAAAGTACCGGCTGAACAATTTCTAGGATTTGCAAAAGGTTTTTTGCCTAATAACTCTTGAGTTTCATTAACTTTTTCAAATGATGAATTTGTCATATATACCTCACCCCTAATTTCCAAATAAGGTATACT contains these protein-coding regions:
- the ligA gene encoding NAD-dependent DNA ligase LigA; this encodes MIDEYRSLVEQIRYHNEKYYNQDNPEITDYEYDMLMQKLKKIEKEHPELVTLDSPTQKVGGKAKREAGVLVAHRVPMLSLQDVFSKEEVYEFVNDMKRELVDPTFIVERKIDGLSMALRYEDGEIKTAITRGDGINYGEDVTENAKVIKDVKKKLKESIPYLEIRGEVYMTNSSFEKVNETQELLGKKPFANPRNCSAGTLRQLDSNITKERNLSLFIFNVQEVKGISFQTHVESYEWLKKQGIKVIENYSVCKTADEVWKAILEIGEQRGTFGYDIDGAVIKIDKFSDRELLGNTSKVPKWSAAYKYPPEEKETVIRDIELSVGRTGRITPTAIFEPVRLCGTNVERATLHNQDFIDNLDVRIGDTVLVYKSGEIIPKIKEVVLSKRPENTEKYKIPTVCPVCGALAVREQDTADIKCTGTNCPAQLARHLINFVSRGAMDIKGFGTAYVEELINQGYIKNISDIYFLKNYRDELVEKGIIGKEKNTDKLLGIIDKSKENEPNRLLVGFGISNVGKSTAKAIMKHFKTIDKLMNASVEELKDVNDIGEVSAVSIKKFFEDEENQRIIQILKDVEVNMSLEQDENESTKLEGLTFVVTGTLPTLGRNEATELIQKNGGKVSGSVSKKTSYLLAGENAGSKLTKAQKLGIKIITEEELNNMIK